In one Siniperca chuatsi isolate FFG_IHB_CAS linkage group LG14, ASM2008510v1, whole genome shotgun sequence genomic region, the following are encoded:
- the brd8a gene encoding bromodomain-containing protein 8 isoform X6: MGRNSAEEETGGRSRVEKKKHRCYLSGQVAKNTAKRVPGITMHSPSGCSSPSQEFSPGDPLECLTLDLVSTKNASGSGRLMTILESSGLGNDDISHGSLLDDPTQKKLLGQKATPPPSPLLSELLKKGSILATNSRLIGEGDVSTANMTGVHDLQLAPPSQLLSQATGAPMLSRLLEAGPTQFSAPLGFMVSADSASITPLSAATPAPVDSTASASTEVDVMVLSVHPGCHPVSVEDKGSQLSEEDVTASYIGDELDLKTVGDIIAIIEDKADESAEALDAAAVEAALSLCEENGHALSGAWESGPFQHHESHPAVPTGVPQSSSLHSSLEGKTEVLDIQGGTSASLSSLCNSQDNCLAAFPRGLRSLPPTSSSSCNSKSLEHCHTGAPPQPEAMRETGERVHQNSQISLDVTIKCESEKWAQQRPDKPHGDSVLEDSPLTERHPKEMKTEDGISVRRGQNASGTKVHMEVNGPEVCGEEEGDGGEGFLSEPDGEMELEPAASESEDGYSLHTASSSLQLHTTADSIPSSPASSQFSVCSEDLEALQAHKIWKKAIMLVWRAAANHRYANVFLQPVTDEIAPGYHGIVHRPMDLASIKKNIETGLIRTTAEFQRDIMLMFQNAVMYNSLDHDVYHMALEMQRDVLEQIQQFLATQLIMETSESGISAKSLRGRENTRKQDSTDKDTVSMSSPAFLLSLFDGGTRGRRCAIEADLKMKK, from the exons ACAGGTGGCAAAGAACACAGCAAAGCGAGTGCCCGGCATCACCATGCATTCGCCCTCAGGCTGTAGCTCCCCAAGCCAGGAGTTCTCACCAGGTGACCCACTCGAGTGCTTGACATTGGATCTTGTATCGACAAAGAAT GCTTCAGGATCAGGCAGATTAATGACAATTCTTGAGTCTTCTGGACTTGGGAATGATGACATCAGCCACGGATCACTTCTGGATGACCCCACCCAAAAGAAGCTCTTGGGCCAGAAAgccacaccaccaccatctccacTCCTGTCAGAGTTACTGAAGAAAGGCAGTATCTTGGCCACAAATTCCAGACTG ATTGGGGAGGGTGACGTGTCCACCGCTAATATGACAGGAGTACATGACCTGCAGCTGGCTCCGCCTAGTCAACTACTCTCTCAGGCAACAG GTGCCCCGATGTTGTCTCGTCTCCTGGAGGCAGGTCCCACCCAGTTTTCTGCCCCGTTAGGTTTCATGGTCAGTGCAGACTCAGCCTCCATTACCCCTCTCTCCGCTGCCACTCCTGCTCCTGTTGACTCTACTGCCTCAGCAAGTACAG AGGTGGATGTGATGGTGCTGTCTGTGCACCCTGGATGCCATCCTGTCTCTGTAGAGGATAAGGGGTCACAGCTCAGTGAGGAGGATGTGACTGCGTCCTACATAGGGGATGAGCTGGACCTGAAGACGGTGGGGGACATTATCGCCATCATTGAGGACAAG GCAGATGAGAGTGCAGAGGCTTTGGATGCAGCCGCAGTTGAGGCTGCTCTGTCACTGTGTGAGGAGAACGGCCATGCTTTGTCTGGTGCCTGGGAGTCTGGGCCTTTCCAGCACCATGAGTCTCACCCTGCAGTGCCCACAGGGGTCCCACAGTCCTCATCTCTTCACAGTAGCCTGGAGGGGAAGACAGAAGTGTTAGACATTCAGGGTGGGACTTCAGcttcactctcctctctgtgcaaCAGTCAAGATAACTGTCTCGCAGCATTCCCCAGGGGACTAAGGAGCCTTCCTcccacctcctcatcctcatgcAACTCAAAGAGTTTGGAGCACTGCCACACTGGAGCACCTCCACAGCCTGAGGCAAtgagagagactggagagagggTGCACCAGAATAGCCAAATTTCATTGGATGTTACCATAAAATGTGAGAGTGAGAAGTGGGCACAGCAAAGACCTGATAAACCCCATGGAG ACTCAGTATTAGAAGATAGCCCACTGACAGAAAGGCATCCCAAG GAGATGAAGACGGAGGATGGAATAAGTGTTAGGCGAGGACAGAATGCCTCAGGGACTAAAGTGCACATGGAGGTCAACGGGCCAGAAGTGTGTGGAGAAGAAGAGGGTGATGGGGGAGAGGGATTCTTGTCAGAGCCAGATGGGGAGATGGAGCTAGAACCTGCAGCCAGCGAGAGTGAGGATGGATACAGCCTCCACACGGCTTCCTcgtctctgcagctccacacGACCGCCGACTCCATCCCCAGCAGCCCTGCCTCATCGCAGTT TTCTGTGTGCAGTGAGGACCTGGAAGCTTTACAGGCTCACAAGATCTGGAAGAAAGCCATTATGCTGGTGTGGcgtgcagcagccaatcacag GTATGCAAATGTATTCCTGCAGCCAGTAACAGATGAAATTGCACCTGGGTACCACGGTATTGTGCACAG GCCCATGGACCTGGCCTCCATAAAAAAGAACATTGAGACTGGTTTGATACGGACCACCGCTGAGTTCCAGAGGGACATCATGCTGATGTTTCAGAATGCGGTCATGTACAACAGCCTGGATCATGACGTGTACCACATGGCTCTGGAGATGCAGCGTGATGTCCTGGAGCAGATCCAGCAGTTTCTAGCCACCCAGCTCATCATGGAGACATCAGAGTCTGGTATCAGCGCCAAGAGCCTGAGGGGCCGTGAGAACACACGCAAACAGGACTCTACTGACAAG GACACTGTCTCCATGTCCTCTCCTGccttcctcctttctcttttt GATGGAGGCACCAGAGGGCGCCGTTGTGCCATAGAAGCTGACCTCAAGATGAAGAAATGA